Below is a genomic region from Virgibacillus dokdonensis.
AATACCGTGATTTAGAAGTGTATAGGGAAACATTGCAAGGCTATCGTGATTTATCTGACGAGGCTGTACAGACCATTATTCAAGAACGACAAAACGTCGAGTGTATGACCATTGAACGCATGCAGGAGGTTGCCAAGTTGGCTATTTCCAAAGGGATAGCAGTGGCTTCACATGATGATGATAATGTGGATAAGCTACATCTTGTGCAATCATTTGGCACAACGATTAGCGAATTTCCAATTACGATGGAAATTGCGAAAAAGGCGAGGAAACTGGGACTGAAGACAATAGCTGGTGCTCCTAACGTATTACTTGGCGGTTCGCATTCCGGCAATTTGTCAGCTGCTGAAGCAATTAAAGAAGATTGTATTGATATTTTATGCAGCGATTATTACCCGGCAGCCTTACTGCACGCTATCTTTTCTTTAAGTGATAACGACGGAAATGATTTGCATGACATGTTTATGAAAGTAACGTTGAATCCTGCTAAAGCTGTACGAATGGATAATGAAATTGGTTCCATTAAACCGGGGAAAAAAGCAGATATGCTAGTGATTGAACGAATGGATGATGGTTATCCAATGTTAACAGCGACGATGGTAAACGGCGCCTTAATCACGACAACAAATTATCGAATGAATTAATGTAAAGGAGGCTTTTGGCAATGGCAATGCTGCAAGTAAAAGATTTTGGCAAACGATTTACAATTCATCACTTGGGAAAAACGAGGCAAGCAGTGGAACATATTCATTTTTCACTGGAGCAGGGAGAATTTCTTGGGATTGTTGGTAAAAGTGGTAGTGGTAAGTCAACGATCTTAAAAAGCATATATCGTACTTACCGTCCTGATGAGGGAAGCATAATTTATGATTCGGCACGCTATGGGTTCATTGATTTAACGAATGCAACAGAGCGAGAAATTCTTTACTTACGTAAGCATGAAATCGGCTATGTGTCGCAATTTTTAAATGTAATGCCACGGACAACATCAAGGGAGCTTGTGGAGAAAGCACTGTTGGAAATGGGAGCAACAGAACAGGCAGCTAAAATAGAAGCAGAAAAGGCGTTAACGCATTTTGAGCTAGATCCCAAACTTTGGGACCATTATCCAAATACATTTTCTGGTGGAGAAAAGCTGCGGCTGAATATTGCCATGGCAACCGTGAAGAAGCCTCGCTTGTTATTACTTGATGAGCCAACAGCCAGTTTGGATCAGCAATCGAAAATAAAAGTACGTGAAATCATTGAAAAATTGAAAGCAAGTGGAACGACGTTAGTTGGTATTTTTCACGACATCGAATTTATGGATGGCTTATGTGATCATGTGTTTGATATGCAATTCAGTCAAGATAAATCTGTGAAAGAAGGCGTTATTCATGAAAGCTGACCTGCATGTGCATAGCACGTATTCCGATGGCTCGGATCACGTAGAAAGGGTGTTGGAGCAGGCAGCGAAAAATGGCGTTTCGCAAATGAGCTTTGTGGATCACGATAGCATCGATGGTTTAAACGAAAAACAAGCTTTAGGGAATACATATGGCATTGAAGTCATTCCCGGAATTGAAATCTCAGCCTATGATTTTAAACGAGATCGTAAAGTGCATATCCTTGGCTATGATTTTTACCAAGATGCCAAGAACATGGAAGCACTCTGTAAAACGGTGCGCAATAGAAGGCAGGCGCATACACTTTGGCAAATCGAGCAGATAAATCAACAGGCATATCAAATTGACCCGCAAACCGTGATCAAAATAGCACGACCGAGTAGAACGATTTACAAGCAGCATGTGATGCAGCAAATCACATCAGCCGCTTATGAATCTGAGCCTTATCAAGCGTTATACCGCAAACTTTTTAAAGGGGAAGGTCCAGCATCTGGTGATATCGAATATGTAGACGCGTTTCTTGCTGTAGAAGCAATTGTAGCTGACGGTGGTATCGCTGTTGTTGCCCATCCTGGGCAACTCGATTCTTATGAGCTTATCCCCGAACTTGTCGAGGTTGGCTTGGGCGGTATTGAACGCAATCATCCTGATCACACAGCAGAAGACCACCAACGCATTGAACATTTAGCGCACACATATGATTTGATCATGACTGGCGGGACGGACTATCATGGTAGTTTTGGCATGCCGATAGAGGTAGGGGAAATTACAAGTCCTTCTTTTCTGAGTCGTACGTTAATAGATTGACTTTCTTCAAAAAGAGCAAGAAATGACCCATATGTTTGGTGGTTTGTTTTAAACGAAAAAGAAAAGCTGGCTTATCGCTGAGACTTTATGACGAGGCAGTCGTTTATCCCGATATAAGCTGCTGTAAGCCTTCCATTTCAAGAATTGGAGATGTGAGCGCTGAACAAGTCTAAGTGGGAGTAACAGGGCCTAAATTATTAATTCATTCAGAGGCTTTTAGGTCATACCCTTGCTTTGCTAGCCAAACAATGGGGGAAAAGGAAGTCTCGCTGATTGATATTTTACTTTATCTTATAATGTAAATAATATTAATTTATTAAATTTTATGTAAATATATTGTAAATATAAACTCTATTCAGTCAAGTTATGTTTTAATAGTAGAGGAAAAGAAGGCAAGCTACCCATTAGGGAGGGAATATTCACTTATTCGTGCATACGAAATCGAAAAATTGCTTTATCAACTAATCTATGAATAAGAAGGAGCGTTAACATGAAAAAGACGTTAACTAGATTTGGTGTTTTGCTTTTATTAGCTATATTTGCTGTTGGTTGTTCGGAAGGAAACGCTAGTACGGAAGAGGGAAAAGCAGAAGTAGATAATGTGATTGATGTTGTATGGTATCCAAATGAGTCAGGAGAAGATTTGAAATCCTCTCGTGATGAAATTGGCAAAGTAATTGCTGATGCTACTGGAAAAGAAGTAGAGCACCACTTAACAACAGATTATGCGATTGCAATTGAGACGTTAGTGAATAATAACGCGGATGTAGCATTCATGGGTGCACAAGGTTATATTGAAGCGAATGAAAATAACGATGCAGTGCAGCCTATCGTCGTTCCAACTGGTCCTTCTGGTACGTTAGACGATGCTGTTTACCATAGCTGGTTAGCTGTTAATGTGGATGATCAAGAAAATTATAAACAAGATGGTGAATATTCTCTAGATACAATAGCAGATAAGAAATTTTCTTTCGTTTCTAACAGCTCCACTTCTGGTTTTAAAGTACCATCAGCTGGGATTCTTTCCCACTTCACAGAGCAAGAGGAGTACAAAGATTTAACCGAAGAAGATTTAATGGAAGGTGGCCCTCTATTCTCACAAGTACTGTTTGGTAACTCCCACCAAGGTTCGGCAGTCAATTTATTAGATGGGAATGCCGATGTAGCAGCGTTTTGTGATACATGTGTAGAAAACTATGTAGAAGTAGCTGAAGGAGAAGAAAATGAAGTCGGCTCTATTTATAAAGTGAAAGACGACGCAGAACAACCTTTTAATAAAGTAGTAGGAAAAGAATTTACGTTAATGAGTGTAACACCAGTGCTTAATGCGCCATTTGCCGCAAATATGGATACATTAGGTGAAGAAGATTTTAAAAAGCTTCAAGAAGCATTGACCTCCGATGAAGTTGCGAGTAATGAAGGTATTTTTGTTCCAGAAGACGCTGAGCAATCGGCATTATTCTTTAAAACAGATAAAGAACGCTTTGCACCAGCAGAAGATGATTGGTTTGACCCTATTCGTGAACTTCAATAAGCAAGTCTTTAATCAAGTGGGGGGGGGTTATGCTTATCCCCCACTGATTGTTAGTATACCAAGGGCATAACTTAACAACCTCTTACAAAAAAAGAGGATGTAGATGCTGTTGCCTCACTTATACGCATCTTTACACAATAGGAATGTTGAAAATTTTAGGGTCGTATAAGAGCATAATTTCGGTCTAAGACGTGACGATAAGCCAAGTTTTTCTAAACATGTTTAGCAAAAAGAAGCGGAGGGATTCTCTGCTCACATTATAGGAGGGAGCCTATTCATGGCACTTTTACAAATTGCAAGACTAAGTAAGTCGTACGATAACGAGACGAAGGTATTAAAAGATATTTCTTTTACCGTAAAAGCTGGAGAATTTGTTTCTATTATCGGTCCATCTGGTGCAGGGAAATCTACTTTATTACGTTGTGTGAATCAAATGGTACCTATTAGTAGCGGGGAAGTGATCTTTGATAATGCTCCTGTGACACAATTGAACAAACGTGCACTACGCCAATTGCGTACAAACATTGGAATGGTGTTTCAACATTATAATTTAGTTCCACGTTTAACAGTAATTGAAAATGTGCTGCATGGACGCTTAGGCTATAAGACGACTTTGCAAGGCATAATGAGCCGTTTTACAGAAAAAGAAAAAGAGCAAGCTTTTTATCTGCTTCGCAAGCTTGGCATTGAAGAACATGCGTATAAGCGTTGTGATCAGTTAAGTGGAGGACAGCAGCAACGAGTTGGCATTGCCCGTGCATTGATTCAAGGTCCGAAACTTGTCCTTTGTGATGAGCCGATTGCGTCACTTGATCCAAACTCTTCTAAAATTATTATGGATCATTTAAAGTCCATTACTTCCGAGCTAGGCATCACTTGTCTTGTCAATTTGCATCAAGTGGAAGTCGCACAACAATATTCAGATCGCATTATCGGTCTAAATCAGGGAGAAGTTGTATTTGATGGAACCAATTATCAGCTGACCGAGGAGAAAACGAATCGTATTTATGGAACGGAAATGCGAGAATTAATAACAGTGTGAGGGGAAATGGTCGTGAGTGAAAAGGTAATGCAAAAACGAAAATGGCAAATGACGATAGCATTAATCATTATTATTGCCATTACGTATTTATCTGCAGCAATAACGAAATTTAATTTCATAGATGGGTTAGTAGCTTTTCCAGAAGCAATTGGTTGGATGTTTTCGAATCTACTTATAACGCAAGAATCGTTAGAGAAGCTACCGACTGTTTTAGATAAGCTTGTGGAGACCATTTTCATGTCAATTGCAGCAACGACAACGGCTGCAGTTGTTTCCATTTTCCTTGGTATTATGGGATCAAAAACAACGAGCATCAATGGCTTTTTAAGTACATTTGCCCGGTTTATTGCTTCCGTATCACGTAATATACCTGTTGTTGCTTGGGCGCTTATTTTATTACTTTCCTTTGGTCAAAATTCATTAACGGGGTATTTAGCGTTATTTGTAGGAACAGTTGGCTTTTTAACGAGAGCTTTTATTGAGTCCATTGATGAAGCAAGTCATAGTGCGGTGGAGGCTTTAACAGCTACAGGTGCCACTTATTTTCATATTGTAAATAAAGCCGTCATCCCACAAAGCTTACCGCAAATGATCAGTTGGATATTATTTATGATTGAAACGAATATTCGTAGTGCCACCTTAGTAGGTATTTTAACAGGGACAGGTATTGGCTATACATTTGATATGTATTATAAATCGATGAATTACAATGTCGTTGCTCTCGTTACCTTTAGCATTGTAATCGCCGTAATTATCATTGAGTTGATGTCAAACTATATACGGAAGGTGATTATGTAATGGAAACAGTAGCGAACCCTACGTATATGAAGCGAAAGAGAAATGGACGTATTTCTATTAAAGCTGGAAGTAAATCGGAACGCGTTATCCGTCTGACAATGATGTTGCTTTTTGTTTTAACCGTTACTGCATTTCTGCTTTTTGATTACACAGGGTTGGAGTTATGGACCGCCATTGTAGAAACGGGACAAAACTTAAAAGTGATGTTTTTTGAACCAGCGCTAAATCATTTTACTTGGGCAGAAGCGCTTTATCAAGTTGGGGTTACCCTTGGTCTTGCTGTTTTGTCTACGATTATTGGTGCTGTTATTGCGTTCTTTTTAGCGCTTATGGCTGCAACTAATTTATCGAAGGAATGGGTGACGAAGGTTGTTCGTGTTATTGTCGCCTTTATTCGAGCGGTTCCAACTGTATTATGGGTACTTATTTTCGCCATTGCTGCTGGACTCGGAAGTGAAGCTGCCGTTTTAGGAATGTTGTTTCATTCCATTGCGTATCTTGTAAAAGCTTTTTCAGAGGCGTTTGAAGAAGTGGATAAAGGTATTTTAGAAGCATTAAGAGCGACAGGTTCAAGCTGGTGGCATGTTGTAATACACGGCATTATGCCTTCCACGTTTACATATATATTATCTTGGACTTTCCTCCGCTTTGAAATCAATTTTGCTGTCGCAGTTGCTATGGGAGCTGCTGCCGGAGCTGGCGGTATCGGCTTTGAATTATTTATGGCTTCAGGATTCTATTTTGATCTTAGCGAAGTTGGATTTATTACATACGCTATCCTGATCATTGCGATTATTTTAGAAGTGTTTTCCACCCAATTAAAAAATCGCTATTTCCCATCTAGCGTAAGGAAGTAACTATTTTTTACCGACGGAGGCCTTCCGTCGGTTTTTACTTGTCTAGGAAATTACACTAGCGTTGCATAAAAAGTAATGCTTCAAGTCAAGCGTTAATTTTCCATTTGAGACATATGTAACAGAATTTTCTGATATATGTTATTTGTACACAATGAAAAAAAGACAACAGGCATGAGAGGTAGCCCTTCATCCATTTTTTGAATAGTATATACTTTTAAACGAATGGATCGTATGTTAAATCATCTAAGTGTAACACGTCTCCTGTCTCCTATTGTGCTAGGGTCTCTGCAAAAATTCGCTCATTGTCCCACCTTCGTCGTCCACTGGACTCTCGCTCTGGTTCTTTACGTACTTTCAAAATAAAGGTTGCCATGGATTGATCGTAACCATCCTTTATCCAACGCAACATTTCCAGCAAGGTTCCTTTGAAACCTATTTTATTTTTCATTAGGATGATCAGGCAAAAGGTAATCATTGCAAGATAGACTTGATTATAAACGGCATTTTCACTCTTACCATATAATGTTGTAATGACCAAGTGTTGCTTGATCCATTTGAAAAACAACTCTATTTTCCAGCGGTTTCGGTAGATATAGCTGATTTCTTGCGCACTGCGCTTGGCGTCGTTACACACAATCCGAATAGGCTTGCCATTACTATCTGTTGTCTCTATCAATTGTAATGGATGTTTCATGTTTCCGATTGTCACCATGGCATGGCGTGTGATGGGAGAAGATGGATCCACGAGTAACTCTTCCACGACGTGTACCACTGTATTGGCTTTGATACGCGTTGCAAATTTTATTCCTTTTTCCGAATAGGCATCGAACTTCGCAAAGTTGAAGTACCCGCGATCGAATACATGAAGCACATCTAACTGATAAACAATTAATTCATCCAGCTGTGTCTCATCCGCTGGTCGGGCTGGCGTTAGAATCATCTTATCTAGCGAGAGCGTATCATTGCACAACCTAATTGAAGTGTGCATTTTAATCCCGGCTTTTGTTTCTCGAAAATCAGCCCATTCATAGCCACTAAGACACATGGAAATAGTCGATGAATCAATCAAATGCAGCTGAAGCAATGCCTTTCCTGCTTTCACAGGTCCTAGTGTATACTGTACCTTTTGAATGAGATGACGAAGAATAGCTTCTGGTATTTCATGTGGGATTTGTCTATTCTTACGCGAGAGTTGTGACTTACTGATACTGTCTATACCTACTAATCGCTGCACCGTTTTTTTGCGTGAAACAGACTGACTGATTACTGCAAGATTTTCTGATTTTTTAAGTTGTGCGTAAATAAATAAGCGAATATAGGCAATGGTATCTAGCTTTTTCACATACTTGTCTACCCCTTCTATATCAATCATTTTTTGAATAACTTTTGTATCTAATGGATGAATGTATTCCTTGAATACCATTTTTATGGTATGATTGTCCATGAAAGACTCCTTATAATTTGGGATTTGGACAGGACTACCATACCCTAATTATAAGGTTTTTTTATGCGTTTTTGTATTGATAATTCCTATTATTCTTAGTATTGACACGAGTTGTTTTTTCTTGACTACTTTATAAAAAGTTTATGCAACGCTAGTGAGGAAATTATAAAATTTTGCAGCTGTGGATAAACTTACTAAGTTATTTATCCACGTCCGGCTCCAGCGCCCAGCAACTAGGCGACTTCACGAATCGCCCTACGATAAGTCATCATTGATTCGTGCAACACCGCCTCACCATAATTCCTAAAACTTTAGTTGCTTCGTTCCACTCGCTACGTTGCTAACCGGGCGCTTGCGCCTTTGTTCTGCAGGCATAAGCACATTCTCTAGGGTGGCGAATCGAGTCACGAAGGCAGTAACTGTTTACTCCTTGGACTGGATAATAAGGCTGACTTTTTACACTATAAGAAAGTATAACGTTTTTAGTGTTTATAGCATCCACAAGAATTGGCGACAAGAAACCGATGAAACACAAGCTGGGCGGTTCTTCTAAAACAGGCAAAGAAGGGGGCGTACGATTACACAGCATGAGCTAATTTACGCTTCCTGTCATCCGATGCAATTTAATAGGCAAGGAATCATAAAGTATTTGCCTGCATAGGCTATAGTAATTGAGCACTGGATGGAGGAATGACATGGATATTCTTAACAAAGTAAAGCAGTATCGAGAAGAAGAACAGCAGTTAAAGTGGGAAGGGACATTTGGGGAGTATTTAGACATCATTAAACAACGTCCAGAAGTAGCGCAAACTGCTCATTCACGAATTTATAATATGATTAAAAGTGCAGGTATTACGGAACGAGATGGCAAAAGAATGTATGAATTTTTTGGTGAAGAAATATTTGGTTTGGAAGAAGCAATTGAGCGGCTTGTAGAAGAATATTTTCACCCTGCAGCGAAACGGCTCGATGTACGTAAACGTATTTTATTATTAATGGGACCCGTAAGTGGTGGAAAATCAACGATAGTTACCATGCTAAAACGCGGATTGGAAAAGTATTCGCGTACGGATGAGGGAGCGGTTTATGCAATAAAAGGTTGCCCCATGCAGGAAGATCCTCTCCATCTAATTCCACCGCATTTACGCCAAGAATTTTTTGAGGAATATGGGATACGCATTGAAGGAAGTTTATCACCGCTAAATACGATGCGATTGGAAAAGGAGTATAATGGAAAAATAGAGGATGTACGCGTAGAACGTATTTTTTTCTCTGAGGATAAACGAGTAGGAATTGGTACGTTTAGCCCGTCTGATCCAAAGTCACAAGACATTGCAGATTTAACTGGAAGCATTGATTTTTCTACCATTGCAGAATACGGTTCAGAATCAGATCCACGAGCTTATCGATTCGATGGGGAATTGAACAAAGCGAATCGAGGGATGATGGAATTTCAAGAAATGCTCAAGTGTGATGAGAAATTTTTATGGCATTTATTATCCTTGACGCAGGAAGGGAATTTTAAAGCGGGTAGGTTTGCGCTTATCAGTGCAGATGAATTAATTGTCGCCCATACAAATGAAGCGGAATATCGCTCTTTTATTGCGAACCAAAAAAATGAAGCCTTGCATTCACGAATTATCGTGATGCCGATACCGTACAATTTAAAAGTTAGCGAAGAAGAAAGGATTTATCAAAAAATGATTCATGAAAGCGATATGGCTCATGTCCATATTGCGCCACATGCATTAAGAGTAGCTGCTATTTTTTCTATTTTAACGAGATTGGAAGATTCAAAGAAACCAGGTGTTGATTTAATTAAAAAAATGCGTCTGTATGACGGTGAAAGTGTAGAAGGATATAATCAAGCAGATGTGGATGAGCTAAAGGATGAATTTCCGGTCGAAGGGATGAATGGGATTGATCCCCGTTATGTTATCAATCGTATTTCCTCTACAATTATTCGTAAAGAAGTCCCAGCAATTAATGCTTTAGATGTGCTCCGTTCCTTAAAAGAAGGACTTAGTCAGCACCCTTCTATTTCGGATGATGATAAGGAAACGTATATGAATTATATTTCGGTTGCTAGAAAGGAATACGATGAAATAGCTAAGAAGGAAGTGCAAAAAGCGTTTGTATATTCCTATGAAGAGTCAGCAAAAACATTAATGGATAACTATTTAGATAATGTAGAAGCGTACTGCAATAAAAATAAGTTAAAAGATCCGTTGACTGGGGAAGAGATGAATCCGGATGAAAAGTTAATGCGTTCTATTGAGGAACAGATTGGCATTTCAGAGAATGCTAAAAAGACGTTTCGTGAAGAGATCCTCATTCGGATATCGGCGTTTGCCCGCAAAGGAAAGCGGTTCGATTACAACTCTCATGAGCGATTACGTGAAGCGATTCAGAAAAAATTGTTTGCTGATTTAAAAGATGTTGTAAAAATAACGACGTCTTCTAAAACACCAGACGAATCGCAGCTGAAGAAGATTAATGAAGTCATTGCTCGTCTAATCGATGAATACGGCTATAATTCCGTATCAGCTAATGAGTTGCTTCGTTATGTAGGCAGTTTGTTGAATAGGTAGTGGTCGATGAATAAAGGCATCCTCTTTTACCAAACGAAGAGGGTGCTTTTGTTATATGGAGCTTTATATTATTCGATACACAATGATTTTTCGATAAGCTACTTTTTCTAATATAGGAACGTATAAAAGTGTAAAGGTTTATAGTATAAGAAAAACTACTCATAAGACTTGATGACAAGCCAAGTTTTTCTAATAAGCTTTATAAAATAAATTATGTCCAAACAGTCAAAATAATGCAATAATATTCCTCTTCATGCATAGGATATAGAAACGTATTACTAGTTTGAATAATACGAAGGAGGGGATGCGATGCATGAGGAAAAAGGAAATTTTGTCGTTTCAAAGGAAAATTGGTCCCTCCATCGCAAAGGTTACCAAGACCAAACGCGTCATATGGATAAGGTGAAGGAAGCGATAAAAAATAACTTGCCTGATTTAGTAAGCGAAGAAAATATTATTATGTCTGATGGGAAACAAGTAATGAAAATCCCAATTCGTTCATTAGATGAGTATAAAATTCGTTATAACTACGATAAAACGAAACAAGTAGGACAGGGAAAAGGGGATAGTAAAGTTGGTGATATTATTGCAAGGGCACCTGGAGGCGATGGTCAGGCCGATGGGAAAGGAAAAAAGGCGGGCGATCAGCCAGGGACAGATTACTATGAAGCAGAAGTATCCTTAGAAGAAATTGAGCACGCCTTATTTCAACAGTTGGAGCTCCCCAATCTACAAGAAAAGGAACAAGCTGAGATCATAACGGAAAAAACAGAATTTAATGATGTACGTAAGAAAGGGTTAATGGGAAATATAGATAAGAAGCGCACTATTTTAACGGCGATCAAGCGTAATGCTACAGAAGGAAGACCAGGAATTACGCCAATATATGAGGATGATTTGTGATTTAAAACATGGAATGATATAACAAAACCAGAGTCTAAAGCGGTCGTTTTAGCTATGATGGATACAAGTGCTTCGATGGGGATTTTTGAAAAGTATGTAGCCAGAAGTTTCTTCTTTTGGATGACGAGGTTTTTACGTACAAAATATGAAACAGTGGATATTGAATTTATTGCCCATCATACAGAAGCAAAAGTTGTGTCAGAGGCAGATTTTTTTTCCAAAGGAGAGAGCGGTGGCACCATATGTTCTTCTGCTTATTTAAAAGCATTGGAACTTATCAAAAAAACGTATTCTCCTTCACGCTATAATATATATCCTGTTCATTTTTCAGATGGAGAGAATATGACCTCTGATAATCCGTTATGTATCGAGCTAGTAGGAGAGTTAATGCGTTTTTCAAGTATGTTTGGCTACGGAGAGGTGAACACTTTTCACAGGAAATCGACGTTAATGCGTACGTTTGATCAATTGGATAACCCGAAATTTCGCTATTATATCGTAAAAGAGAAAAAAGATATTTATGGGGCACTAAAGGCATTTTTTACCCAACAAGTTGTAACAGCACAAACGTAAGGAAAACCAATTGGATATTGTGTTGCATTCCCAGTGCATAAACGGTGGTTGCTGTTTGTGCACTGGTTTTTATTTCCTATCTTCCTGTTGTTAGAAAACTTGCTGTTAAGCACATTGTATCTGTATGTTGCAAGATAAATGGAAAAAAACAGTGTCTCTAAACTACCTATTTGTCTTGCTAACTTCCAAAGACTTACTGGAAAATTTCAATTGTATAGATAGCCCGATCCGTCACCAAAGCAAAGCGCTCGCCGTCAAATTGGTATAATGATGAGTCCTCTAAAGGAATTTCATATGTGAATTTAGGGAGTGCTTGATAGGATTTAGAATCAGTTTCAACTTTGCCGGCACCATTTAGTTGTAATGTATGTAGAGGTTCATAATCATCTAGTCGACGTGCATGTGTTTCATACGTGATTGCGGATAAGTCAATAATTGCCTCATCATAATCATTTAACTCTTGTTTGGAAACTTTTATCTGTTTTCCATTCCATTTTTGTAAAAGTTTATTAAATGCTTCAATATCTAAAAATTGCTTTGTCATATTCCATTCCTCCTACTACGATATTTCCCCCTTCCATGGAAAATCATACGTTAACATCTGTGTTTTCGGTGAAGTTCATTAGAAAAACTTGGCTTATCGCCAAGTCCTATAGGCGAGAGGCGTATTCTTATACTATAAATCAAATATTTTTATACTTTCCCATAGTATAAAGAAAACGCCGAAGCTCACAATTTCGGCGTTATAATAACGAGGGCTCAAGCATTAGAGAAATAAAGACAAAGCAATTCGTGTTAAAAATATGAAATTGTATGAGAAACCGTCATAGTCCCATTGCATTTGCCAGTAGCTTTCCCAAAGCACATGCTAGTGGGGTTATTCATGCAAAACGACAACGTTTTTCGCTATAAAGACGTGGCAAAAATTTTTTCTAGTAAAAGGCCTTTACGTCATCCACTTTGAGATCGTAATACTCTGTGAGGGAGATAAGGATTCCCCCACAGAATAACAACGCTTTTATGTGGATGATTGGACCGTTTTTTCACCAGTTGCGCCTCGGAACTTTTTTGTCAAAACGCCTTGTTTTGGACTAAAGAGGAAAGCAGCTATAAAGAATATCCCTGTTGCTACGGCCATCGAACCAGCAATGGAAACATTCCACTGGATGGCAAAGCCATAGCCTAGGGCAGCAGATAAAATGCCAATACCGCCACTTAAAATTAATAATACGAAAAATCGATCTGTTAAAAGATAAGCAGTTGCGCCAGGGACAATGAGCATGGCGACAACTAATATAGCACCTACAC
It encodes:
- the phnM gene encoding phosphonate metabolism protein PhnM, with amino-acid sequence MYVIHNGNVITEETILENYAVVVEGDMIQAIIPEAEVDNYAHAEKVNANGGFISPGFIDIHSDYIESLASPRPTSMMDFNISLREAEKILVGHGITTMFHSLSFYREDAFDHKPIRQPENVQRMVDAIANTHHELHLIRHRLHARFEIDNIMEVDQLIRNMEANKVHLLSFMDHTPGQGQYRDLEVYRETLQGYRDLSDEAVQTIIQERQNVECMTIERMQEVAKLAISKGIAVASHDDDNVDKLHLVQSFGTTISEFPITMEIAKKARKLGLKTIAGAPNVLLGGSHSGNLSAAEAIKEDCIDILCSDYYPAALLHAIFSLSDNDGNDLHDMFMKVTLNPAKAVRMDNEIGSIKPGKKADMLVIERMDDGYPMLTATMVNGALITTTNYRMN
- the phnL gene encoding phosphonate C-P lyase system protein PhnL, which codes for MAMLQVKDFGKRFTIHHLGKTRQAVEHIHFSLEQGEFLGIVGKSGSGKSTILKSIYRTYRPDEGSIIYDSARYGFIDLTNATEREILYLRKHEIGYVSQFLNVMPRTTSRELVEKALLEMGATEQAAKIEAEKALTHFELDPKLWDHYPNTFSGGEKLRLNIAMATVKKPRLLLLDEPTASLDQQSKIKVREIIEKLKASGTTLVGIFHDIEFMDGLCDHVFDMQFSQDKSVKEGVIHES
- a CDS encoding PHP domain-containing protein, whose amino-acid sequence is MKADLHVHSTYSDGSDHVERVLEQAAKNGVSQMSFVDHDSIDGLNEKQALGNTYGIEVIPGIEISAYDFKRDRKVHILGYDFYQDAKNMEALCKTVRNRRQAHTLWQIEQINQQAYQIDPQTVIKIARPSRTIYKQHVMQQITSAAYESEPYQALYRKLFKGEGPASGDIEYVDAFLAVEAIVADGGIAVVAHPGQLDSYELIPELVEVGLGGIERNHPDHTAEDHQRIEHLAHTYDLIMTGGTDYHGSFGMPIEVGEITSPSFLSRTLID
- a CDS encoding PhnD/SsuA/transferrin family substrate-binding protein, translating into MKKTLTRFGVLLLLAIFAVGCSEGNASTEEGKAEVDNVIDVVWYPNESGEDLKSSRDEIGKVIADATGKEVEHHLTTDYAIAIETLVNNNADVAFMGAQGYIEANENNDAVQPIVVPTGPSGTLDDAVYHSWLAVNVDDQENYKQDGEYSLDTIADKKFSFVSNSSTSGFKVPSAGILSHFTEQEEYKDLTEEDLMEGGPLFSQVLFGNSHQGSAVNLLDGNADVAAFCDTCVENYVEVAEGEENEVGSIYKVKDDAEQPFNKVVGKEFTLMSVTPVLNAPFAANMDTLGEEDFKKLQEALTSDEVASNEGIFVPEDAEQSALFFKTDKERFAPAEDDWFDPIRELQ
- the phnC gene encoding phosphonate ABC transporter ATP-binding protein; this encodes MALLQIARLSKSYDNETKVLKDISFTVKAGEFVSIIGPSGAGKSTLLRCVNQMVPISSGEVIFDNAPVTQLNKRALRQLRTNIGMVFQHYNLVPRLTVIENVLHGRLGYKTTLQGIMSRFTEKEKEQAFYLLRKLGIEEHAYKRCDQLSGGQQQRVGIARALIQGPKLVLCDEPIASLDPNSSKIIMDHLKSITSELGITCLVNLHQVEVAQQYSDRIIGLNQGEVVFDGTNYQLTEEKTNRIYGTEMRELITV
- the phnE gene encoding phosphonate ABC transporter, permease protein PhnE, which produces MSEKVMQKRKWQMTIALIIIIAITYLSAAITKFNFIDGLVAFPEAIGWMFSNLLITQESLEKLPTVLDKLVETIFMSIAATTTAAVVSIFLGIMGSKTTSINGFLSTFARFIASVSRNIPVVAWALILLLSFGQNSLTGYLALFVGTVGFLTRAFIESIDEASHSAVEALTATGATYFHIVNKAVIPQSLPQMISWILFMIETNIRSATLVGILTGTGIGYTFDMYYKSMNYNVVALVTFSIVIAVIIIELMSNYIRKVIM
- a CDS encoding PhnE/PtxC family ABC transporter permease, with product METVANPTYMKRKRNGRISIKAGSKSERVIRLTMMLLFVLTVTAFLLFDYTGLELWTAIVETGQNLKVMFFEPALNHFTWAEALYQVGVTLGLAVLSTIIGAVIAFFLALMAATNLSKEWVTKVVRVIVAFIRAVPTVLWVLIFAIAAGLGSEAAVLGMLFHSIAYLVKAFSEAFEEVDKGILEALRATGSSWWHVVIHGIMPSTFTYILSWTFLRFEINFAVAVAMGAAAGAGGIGFELFMASGFYFDLSEVGFITYAILIIAIILEVFSTQLKNRYFPSSVRK